One window of Leptospira yasudae genomic DNA carries:
- a CDS encoding DUF1499 domain-containing protein has protein sequence METALLILLCCTTLIGPRTGVYDKELNYCSPRPNCVSSQSSSFNFIHHIEPFRYKEEKEEAFQKLKEKLEQADRVSVLEVDGYYIKTRFYTRVFHFPDTVEFLFDENDKIVQIRSESILGLFDFLANRRRMNNLREELGWE, from the coding sequence ATGGAAACGGCGCTTTTGATTCTTCTTTGCTGCACGACCTTGATCGGACCCAGAACCGGAGTCTACGACAAGGAACTCAACTATTGTTCTCCGAGACCGAACTGCGTTTCGAGTCAAAGTTCTTCGTTTAACTTCATCCATCACATCGAACCCTTCCGCTACAAAGAGGAAAAGGAAGAAGCCTTTCAAAAACTCAAAGAAAAACTCGAACAGGCGGACCGCGTAAGCGTTTTGGAAGTCGACGGTTATTATATTAAAACCCGCTTTTATACCAGGGTCTTTCATTTTCCGGACACGGTGGAATTCTTATTTGATGAGAATGACAAGATCGTTCAGATCCGCTCGGAATCCATTCTAGGTTTGTTCGATTTTCTTGCGAACCGGAGAAGGATGAACAATCTCCGCGAAGAACTCGGCTGGGAATAA
- a CDS encoding transglutaminase-like domain-containing protein, whose amino-acid sequence MQSLESTLKSTYYLDHDSESVRKFLERVTTAENSPLEKLKEFYLGVRDQIRYNPYQVNDRKESYKSSTIADSKQNYCIPKSILFASGARALGFPSKIGFSDVVNHLASERLIRHLGTTIFAFHGYAEILIDGVWVKATPVFDKELCIRFGVAPLDFDGKNDTIFHSFDGEGKKFMEYVNHRGVFEDFPFEFVIQGLKDFYPNVMGKTFQGDLRNEKPSV is encoded by the coding sequence ATGCAATCCCTGGAATCGACTTTAAAATCCACATACTATCTCGATCACGATTCCGAATCGGTGCGGAAATTTTTGGAACGAGTGACGACCGCCGAAAATTCTCCCTTGGAAAAACTCAAAGAATTTTATTTAGGTGTTCGAGATCAGATTCGATACAATCCGTATCAAGTGAACGATCGGAAAGAATCCTATAAGTCCAGTACGATCGCCGACAGTAAGCAGAACTATTGTATTCCGAAGTCGATTCTTTTTGCGTCCGGCGCAAGGGCTCTCGGGTTCCCTTCCAAGATCGGATTTTCGGATGTGGTCAATCATCTAGCGAGTGAACGATTGATCCGTCATCTTGGGACGACGATTTTCGCATTTCATGGATATGCAGAAATTCTAATAGACGGAGTTTGGGTCAAAGCGACTCCCGTTTTTGACAAGGAACTTTGTATACGATTCGGAGTCGCTCCTCTCGACTTCGACGGAAAAAACGATACGATCTTTCATTCGTTCGACGGAGAAGGGAAGAAGTTCATGGAATACGTAAATCATCGGGGAGTTTTCGAGGACTTTCCGTTCGAATTCGTAATCCAAGGTCTCAAGGACTTCTATCCGAACGTGATGGGTAAGACGTTTCAAGGTGATTTGAGAAACGAAAAGCCTTCGGTTTGA
- a CDS encoding PaaI family thioesterase — MKASVRANLSFGSSPDNPDGLQLKITFDEDTQSAYGDFTCPEKFQGQPDVIHPGIISTILDEIMVKINEAMNFKTTTGELTIRFLQPAFVNQPLHLRGWFVKKNKKVIENRAEIENEIGKIVARGKGKYIEVDD, encoded by the coding sequence ATGAAAGCTTCGGTTCGGGCAAACTTAAGTTTTGGATCCAGTCCAGACAATCCGGACGGACTTCAATTGAAAATCACCTTTGACGAAGATACACAATCCGCATACGGTGACTTCACTTGTCCGGAAAAGTTTCAAGGTCAGCCAGACGTAATTCATCCAGGGATTATATCTACGATCTTAGACGAAATCATGGTCAAAATCAACGAAGCCATGAATTTCAAAACAACCACGGGTGAACTAACGATTCGTTTTCTTCAGCCTGCCTTCGTCAACCAGCCGCTCCATTTGCGCGGATGGTTTGTGAAGAAGAACAAGAAAGTGATCGAAAACCGAGCCGAGATCGAAAACGAGATCGGAAAAATCGTAGCTCGTGGAAAAGGCAAGTACATCGAAGTAGACGACTGA
- a CDS encoding LIC11213 family lipoprotein — MKEKHNRWTIGILILALGLSSILLACQNEKSSDKEDSLRNLAFLLGSAAPLKELSNSDCTDPAPAFSTLNAAGTSTCSTCHNASNANAGFDITSYNAVRNRVVVNDPRNSLLFQKINSGTMRIYNNDSINKAVFCWILKGANP; from the coding sequence ATGAAAGAAAAACACAATCGATGGACGATCGGAATTTTAATTCTCGCTCTCGGCCTTTCCTCGATTCTACTCGCCTGTCAAAACGAAAAAAGTTCGGATAAGGAGGATTCTCTCAGGAATCTCGCCTTTCTACTGGGTTCGGCCGCTCCTCTCAAAGAACTGAGCAATTCCGATTGCACCGATCCCGCTCCCGCATTCTCCACGTTAAACGCGGCCGGAACTTCGACTTGTTCCACTTGTCATAATGCGAGCAACGCAAACGCCGGTTTTGATATCACTTCTTACAACGCGGTTCGAAACCGAGTGGTCGTAAACGATCCGAGAAACAGCCTTCTGTTTCAAAAAATCAACTCGGGCACGATGAGAATTTACAACAACGATTCGATCAACAAGGCGGTCTTCTGCTGGATTCTCAAAGGAGCCAATCCTTGA
- a CDS encoding heparin lyase I family protein, with protein sequence MQALLLLGAYNQAQCSSAANATRTQAKRTFFTSFESVSDFSNFYIVPQNYHNSCSHDLSAEQVKTGAKSHKGWVYSSYVASSLFVNNNHRGYPTIQLHKTSGGSFVTPVLITMNVWLDMNLRTMQPENEWFSFATIADDSSDNWNSPVLVNLNNEGFVHLMHVPWMGQKQTSYQTSSLSFPKSQWVELKVYLDFSNPEGNVKVWQNGTLVSEAKVYCRKNTIAQMHFGLYAPPSVSSGTVYNDDLKIEEVDASP encoded by the coding sequence ATGCAAGCCTTGCTCCTGCTCGGAGCCTACAATCAAGCGCAGTGTTCTTCCGCCGCCAATGCGACGCGAACGCAAGCGAAGAGAACCTTCTTCACTTCCTTTGAATCCGTTTCCGATTTTTCGAACTTCTATATCGTTCCGCAGAACTATCACAATTCCTGTTCTCACGATCTTTCCGCCGAACAAGTAAAGACCGGAGCAAAGTCGCACAAGGGTTGGGTGTATTCTTCGTATGTTGCGAGCAGTCTTTTCGTGAACAACAATCACCGAGGTTATCCGACGATACAGCTGCATAAGACGAGCGGTGGAAGTTTCGTGACTCCGGTTTTGATCACGATGAACGTTTGGCTGGATATGAATTTGAGGACGATGCAGCCGGAAAACGAGTGGTTCAGCTTTGCGACGATCGCGGATGATTCTTCCGATAATTGGAACAGCCCCGTTCTAGTAAATTTAAACAACGAAGGGTTTGTTCATCTGATGCACGTTCCCTGGATGGGGCAGAAACAAACTTCCTATCAGACAAGTTCGTTGTCGTTTCCGAAGTCTCAATGGGTGGAGCTGAAAGTCTATTTGGACTTTTCCAATCCGGAAGGAAACGTCAAAGTTTGGCAGAACGGAACCCTCGTTTCGGAAGCGAAAGTGTATTGCAGAAAGAATACGATCGCGCAAATGCATTTCGGTTTATACGCGCCGCCCAGCGTTTCGAGCGGAACGGTTTATAACGACGATCTGAAAATCGAAGAAGTGGACGCGAGTCCGTAA
- a CDS encoding DUF5777 family beta-barrel protein gives MANQRIKLFLLPFLFLISVGLSAQEQRKSAFLGSSLIHMPSTEDVGKNGLDFRINHRFGNAKSTSYDFIGLDNGANTQLSLDYGLTDRITIGVARTSFQKTYEARGKVRLLTQDSNFPVTVSFFGVFGQETEEQERFYGPYLKVSTGLNTFDSEANKKLNTYELTYTDRQSTLASFLISKRFGDVFSLQLSPMFVHRNFVKDHISNDRTGLDVSFRIHLFKRLDFTFGTILTPKRDYIGDSYVTEDRKTKIGGVEYSASEINDLIARGRTIDAVINNILLSKPVEYMSVPLSFGVDFETGGHVFQLFVTNSRSIAHTQLLRGADYDYNKKEWTVGFNIHRYFSLESSENSTAAAQKTN, from the coding sequence ATGGCAAACCAAAGAATAAAACTTTTCCTTCTTCCTTTTTTGTTTCTAATTTCTGTCGGACTTTCCGCGCAGGAACAAAGAAAATCCGCGTTTCTCGGAAGCAGTTTGATCCACATGCCCAGCACCGAGGACGTGGGCAAAAACGGATTGGACTTCCGAATCAATCACCGTTTCGGAAATGCGAAGTCCACTTCGTACGACTTCATCGGTTTGGACAACGGAGCCAACACGCAGCTTTCCCTCGACTACGGATTGACCGATCGGATCACGATCGGAGTCGCAAGGACTTCGTTTCAAAAAACGTACGAGGCGAGAGGGAAGGTTCGCCTTTTGACGCAAGATTCGAACTTTCCGGTAACGGTCAGTTTTTTCGGAGTGTTCGGTCAGGAAACGGAGGAGCAGGAACGATTCTACGGTCCTTATCTCAAGGTTTCGACGGGACTTAACACCTTCGATTCCGAGGCGAATAAAAAGCTGAATACGTACGAACTGACGTATACAGATCGCCAAAGCACTTTGGCTTCGTTCTTGATTTCGAAACGATTCGGAGACGTGTTCTCTCTTCAACTTTCTCCGATGTTCGTTCATAGAAATTTCGTAAAAGATCATATCTCGAACGATCGAACCGGTTTGGACGTTTCGTTCCGGATTCATCTTTTCAAACGATTGGACTTCACGTTCGGAACGATTCTCACCCCGAAACGGGATTACATCGGAGACTCGTATGTTACCGAAGACCGCAAAACGAAAATCGGAGGAGTGGAATATTCCGCTTCGGAGATCAACGATCTCATCGCGAGAGGAAGAACGATCGACGCGGTCATCAACAACATTCTTCTTTCCAAGCCGGTGGAATACATGTCCGTTCCTTTGAGTTTCGGCGTGGACTTTGAAACCGGAGGCCACGTGTTTCAATTGTTCGTTACGAACAGCCGATCCATCGCTCACACGCAATTGCTCCGCGGGGCAGATTACGATTACAACAAGAAAGAATGGACGGTGGGTTTTAACATCCATCGTTATTTTTCCTTGGAGAGTTCGGAGAATTCTACCGCCGCGGCTCAAAAAACGAACTAA
- a CDS encoding YceI family protein codes for MLIFWSFSAFAADKNPKEWIVKEANIRFLSEAPQETIQGTASKAEGTANLDTKKFWFRVNLNDLNVPNRLMNKHMHENYLETEKFPLATFHGNIVKWDKASKTVLVEGEFSIHGISKKNVRVQGIFEEKEKELAVNATFDLLLTDFKIEIPKLVILKLNEKIRIETSVTWQTKE; via the coding sequence ATTCTAATTTTCTGGAGCTTTTCCGCCTTTGCGGCGGATAAGAATCCCAAGGAATGGATCGTAAAAGAGGCGAACATTCGGTTTTTGAGCGAAGCTCCTCAGGAAACGATCCAAGGAACCGCTTCCAAAGCCGAAGGAACGGCCAATTTGGATACGAAGAAGTTCTGGTTTCGCGTGAATCTGAACGACTTGAACGTTCCCAATCGACTGATGAACAAACACATGCACGAGAATTATCTGGAAACGGAAAAGTTCCCGCTCGCAACGTTTCACGGAAACATCGTCAAGTGGGATAAAGCTTCCAAAACGGTACTCGTGGAAGGAGAATTTTCGATCCACGGAATCTCCAAGAAGAACGTTCGAGTCCAGGGAATCTTCGAGGAAAAAGAAAAAGAACTTGCGGTCAACGCGACCTTCGATCTACTTCTGACCGACTTTAAAATCGAAATTCCTAAATTAGTAATTTTGAAACTGAATGAAAAAATAAGAATCGAAACATCCGTAACATGGCAAACCAAAGAATAA
- a CDS encoding methyl-accepting chemotaxis protein, translating into MKKIYIFIQRLGIRKKLMLLFGSVLIPIALLVGLALTNTKDRIEDIETIYEDRVIPLKQLKKISDLYAIFIVDCVHKVRSGAFTPEEGVANLDKATSGIQKEWTAYSSTHLVKEEEVIIKELTPLFDASNAAVAEARELMTTRNFEELGVFAEKRLYPRIDPVTEKIEELIQVQLRITDSIYIKAEKEFAFSWFVFILLSGITLTYILLIAVIYSIQLVKGLTTISGAIVNADFSHPVEVDEDKKKKDELYLLLIAFRLFQIKVKEMLDTIMNFSESIVASSEQLSQSADHLSSNAQSESASVEEISASVEEISSGMEYVTRNAESQYALISSFNGEMRELEGMISKVGDAVKNSLDKISEMYLKTDSGKKTMGDLSESMEKIENSSVEMQSITAIIKEISEKVNLLALNAAIEAARAGEHGRGFAVVASEITRLAEQTDSSAMTIEELIKTSNAEIETGRKIVENSVTVYAQILSGLEHLKESSNQIVATMELQQEKKEKIRSGVDQVDAKSEEIRNSVKEQKVAIAETANAVSNISITVQNSAANSEQIAGSAVSLLQIAKNLQETMSFLKG; encoded by the coding sequence ATGAAAAAGATATATATATTCATCCAAAGGTTAGGAATTCGAAAAAAGCTTATGCTTCTATTCGGATCGGTTTTGATACCGATCGCTTTGTTGGTTGGTTTAGCGCTTACCAACACGAAAGATAGAATCGAAGACATTGAAACGATCTACGAAGATCGTGTAATTCCTCTGAAACAATTGAAGAAAATCTCCGATCTCTACGCGATTTTCATCGTGGATTGCGTTCACAAAGTGAGAAGCGGAGCGTTCACCCCCGAAGAAGGCGTTGCCAATCTGGATAAAGCGACTTCCGGAATTCAAAAGGAATGGACCGCTTACAGCTCGACGCATCTCGTAAAGGAAGAGGAAGTGATCATCAAGGAATTAACTCCTTTGTTTGACGCATCCAACGCCGCGGTTGCCGAAGCGAGAGAGCTGATGACAACGAGAAACTTCGAAGAACTCGGGGTTTTTGCGGAAAAACGCCTTTATCCTAGAATCGATCCGGTGACCGAAAAAATCGAAGAGTTGATCCAGGTTCAGTTGAGAATCACGGACTCGATTTACATCAAAGCGGAGAAGGAATTCGCTTTCAGCTGGTTCGTGTTCATTCTTCTTTCGGGAATAACTCTGACATACATTCTTCTGATCGCGGTGATCTACTCGATCCAATTGGTCAAAGGCCTGACCACCATCAGCGGAGCGATCGTAAACGCGGACTTTTCTCACCCGGTCGAGGTGGACGAGGACAAAAAGAAAAAGGACGAACTCTATCTTCTTCTGATTGCCTTCCGTCTTTTTCAGATTAAGGTGAAGGAGATGCTCGATACGATTATGAACTTTTCGGAAAGTATCGTTGCTTCTTCCGAACAGCTTTCCCAATCGGCCGATCACCTTTCCTCCAATGCGCAATCAGAGTCCGCTTCGGTGGAGGAGATTTCCGCATCCGTGGAAGAAATCAGTTCCGGGATGGAATACGTAACGAGGAATGCGGAATCCCAATACGCCTTGATTTCTTCGTTTAACGGCGAAATGCGCGAACTGGAAGGAATGATCTCGAAGGTGGGAGACGCGGTTAAGAATTCTCTGGATAAGATTTCCGAGATGTATCTCAAAACCGATTCCGGTAAGAAGACGATGGGCGATCTTTCCGAAAGTATGGAAAAGATCGAGAACAGTTCCGTGGAAATGCAATCCATCACCGCGATCATCAAGGAGATTTCCGAAAAGGTCAACTTACTCGCGTTAAACGCGGCGATCGAAGCGGCAAGAGCCGGGGAACACGGAAGAGGGTTTGCGGTGGTTGCAAGCGAGATTACGAGACTTGCGGAACAAACCGATTCCAGTGCGATGACGATCGAAGAACTCATCAAAACGAGCAATGCCGAGATTGAAACCGGAAGAAAGATCGTGGAAAATTCCGTTACAGTTTACGCTCAGATCTTGAGCGGTCTCGAACATTTGAAGGAATCTTCCAACCAGATCGTGGCGACTATGGAACTTCAGCAAGAGAAGAAGGAGAAGATACGTTCGGGAGTCGATCAAGTGGACGCGAAGTCAGAAGAAATCCGCAATTCCGTGAAGGAACAAAAGGTGGCGATCGCGGAAACCGCAAACGCGGTTTCGAATATTTCCATTACCGTTCAAAACAGCGCGGCGAATTCGGAACAGATTGCGGGAAGCGCGGTGAGTTTGTTGCAGATCGCGAAAAATCTGCAGGAAACGATGAGCTTTCTCAAGGGATAG
- a CDS encoding GNAT family N-acetyltransferase has protein sequence MIRLEPFETNDIPLLISWVDTQELLLQFSGPVFRFPLTEDQLLENLRAVDRKAFRIIETSSNERIGYCELASINMEHGSARLSRLLIGKPEFRGKGMGRELVKLLLRICFVDLGLHRVALNVYDFNKAAIACYQNVGFQIEGLNRDTVRFGDGFWSGYEMSILRPEWEALQVS, from the coding sequence ATGATACGATTGGAACCGTTTGAAACCAATGATATTCCTCTGTTGATTTCCTGGGTCGATACTCAAGAGCTGCTGTTGCAATTTTCCGGTCCTGTATTTCGTTTTCCTTTAACCGAAGATCAGCTTCTGGAGAATCTCCGCGCCGTCGATCGCAAGGCATTTCGCATCATTGAAACGAGTTCGAACGAAAGGATCGGCTATTGCGAACTCGCTTCGATCAACATGGAACACGGGTCCGCTCGTCTTTCGCGGCTTTTGATCGGCAAACCCGAGTTTCGCGGAAAAGGGATGGGCCGAGAATTGGTAAAACTTCTTTTGCGGATTTGTTTTGTGGATCTCGGATTACACCGGGTCGCTCTGAACGTGTATGATTTTAACAAAGCCGCGATCGCCTGTTATCAGAATGTCGGATTTCAGATCGAAGGTTTAAACCGGGACACCGTTCGGTTCGGGGACGGATTTTGGTCCGGTTACGAGATGAGTATTCTTCGGCCGGAATGGGAAGCCTTACAGGTTTCCTAA